A window of uncultured Gellertiella sp. genomic DNA:
CTGTTGACCGGGTTCTGGCCTCAGCGCGACATCAGCGTCAGGGCCGTCATCGAATCGAGCACGGTGCGGGTCACGCCGCCAAACACCAGCTCCCGCAGCCGGCTCTTGCCGAAGGCACCGATCACCAGCAGGTCGATGGAACTCTCGGCCAGCCGGTTTTCCAGAACGGTACCGGCGGAAAGGCCTTCGCTGGCCACCGAGACCACTTCGGCGCGCACGCCGTGGCGGGCAAGGGTTGCCGCGATTTCGGCTCCGGCCAGTTCGGGATTTTGCGCGGGCGAATCCTCGGGATCGATGGTGAAGACCTCGACGACAGACGCTTCTTTCAGGAAGGGCATGGCGTCGAACACGGCACGGGTCGCCTGCCGTGTGCCATTCCAGCCGATCAGCACGCGGCGGACCGGTTTGGCTTGCGTAAACACATAGGGCACCAGCAAGACCGGACGTCCGCTTTCAAACAGGAACTGTTCGATTTCCGTATCGTCGCTGGCATAGGACGGATCGGACTGGGCGGTGATGATCAGATCGGCGCAATG
This region includes:
- a CDS encoding universal stress protein, whose translation is MAYKTIVCVLTNARNAPHVLNCAIDIARHHQAHLIGLHVEQISVAMLSAPMAMPDPAGIQILQDAAREQSEELKAIFEETCRREAISGEWRNFVSMSGYGSGNSSETLHCADLIITAQSDPSYASDDTEIEQFLFESGRPVLLVPYVFTQAKPVRRVLIGWNGTRQATRAVFDAMPFLKEASVVEVFTIDPEDSPAQNPELAGAEIAATLARHGVRAEVVSVASEGLSAGTVLENRLAESSIDLLVIGAFGKSRLRELVFGGVTRTVLDSMTALTLMSR